One window of the Betta splendens chromosome 21, fBetSpl5.4, whole genome shotgun sequence genome contains the following:
- the LOC114847178 gene encoding gap junction alpha-8 protein-like produces the protein MGDWSFLGNILEEVNEHSTVIGRVWLTVLFIFRILILGTAAEFVWGDEQSDYVCNTQQPGCENVCYDEAFPISHIRLWVLQIIFVSTPSLVYVGHAVHHVHMEEKRKEREEAELSRQQELSEERLPLAPDQGSVRTTKETSTKGSKKFRLEGTLLRTYICHIIFKTLFEVGFVVGQYFLYGFRILPLYKCSRWPCPNTVDCFVSRPTEKTVFIIFMLAVACVSLFLNFVEISHLGLKKIRFVFRKPAPGPGPAQGEGSAPLPPQGKSLPPLAVTSLQRAKGYKLLEEEKPPASHLYPLAEVGMEAGRGAPPFQGLEEKGEEALPMEDISKVYDETLPSYAQTTETGGVTLHEERATEAQPAEAEAERAEEVADEDVEVERAADGEGATPAEAAMETTDTIEDTRPLSRLSKASSRARSDDLTV, from the coding sequence ATGGGTGACTGGAGCTTTCTGGGTAATATTTTAGAGGAAGTCAACGAGCACTCTACGGTGATCGGCCGGGTGTGGCTCACGGTGCTCTTCATCTTCCGCATCCTGATCTTGGGCACGGCGGCGGAGTTCGTGTGGGGCGACGAGCAGTCCGACTACGTGTGCAACACGCAGCAGCCCGGCTGCGAGAACGTGTGCTACGACGAGGCCTTCCCCATCTCCCACATCCGCCTGTGGGTGCTGCAGATCATCTTCGTGTCCACGCCGTCTCTGGTGTACGTGGGCCACGCCGTGCACCACGTGCACATGGAGGAGAAGCGCAAGGAGCGCGAGGAGGCGGAACTGAGCCGCCAGCAGGAGCTGAGCGAGGAGCGCCTGCCGCTGGCGCCCGACCAGGGCAGCGTCCGCACCACCAAGGAGACCAGCACCAAGGGCAGCAAGAAGTTCCGGCTGGAGGGCACGCTGCTGCGGACATACATTTGCCACATCATCTTCAAGACTCTGTTTGAGGTGGGTTTTGTGGTGGGTCAGTACTTCCTTTATGGCTTTCGCATCCTGCCGCTGTACAAATGCAGCCGCTGGCCGTGCCCCAACACAGTGGACTGCTTTGTGTCCCGCCCCACAGAGAAGAccgtcttcatcatcttcatgctGGCCGTGGCCTGCGTCTCCCTCTTCCTCAACTTTGTGGAGATCAGCCACCTGGGCCTCAAGAAGATTCGCTTTGTGTTCCGAAAGCCGGCCCCGGGCCCGGGCCCGGCCCAGGGCGAGGGCTCGGCCCCCCTGCCCCCGCAGGGGAAGAGCCTGCCCCCCCTGGCTGTGACCTCTCTGCAGAGAGCCAAGGGCtacaagctgctggaggaagagaagccCCCAGCGAGTCACCTCTACCCGCTGGCCGAGGTGGGCATGGAGGCTGGCAGGGGGGCCCCGCCCTTCCAGGGCCTGGAGGAGAAGGGCGAGGAGGCGCTGCCCATGGAGGACATCTCTAAGGTGTACGACGAGACTCTGCCCTCCTACGCTCAAACCACCGAGACGGGAGGGGTGACGTTACACGAAGAGCGCGCCACGGAGGCGCAGCCGGCGGAGGCGGAAGCCGAGAGggcggaggaggtggcggaTGAGGATGTGGAGGTGGAGCGGGCGGCGGACGGGGAGGGGGCGACTCCGGCCGAGGCGGCGATGGAGACCACGGATACGATAGAAGACACCAGACCGCTGAGCCGGCTGAGTAAAGCCAGCAGCAGGGCCAGGTCAGATGATCTCACTGTATGA